The Zingiber officinale cultivar Zhangliang chromosome 2A, Zo_v1.1, whole genome shotgun sequence genomic sequence CATGAAATAACTATTCTTATTTTTGATTGGTAGGAATGTGATCGTGAACGCACAAGGAATAGTTTTCACAATGAATATGGGGTAGGGTATACTAACCTGCCTAACCTAATCCACCTATCTGGACAACCCACACCCACCCCAGCATGCCCCGCCTAATCAGCCCACTGATCCACAGGGACAAACTGGCCCAACTTACTTGACCAAACCAACTAGCTCATCAGACCCAGTCATCCCTAGAATTAATTAAGGAATACTTATTCCTCTTAAATTTGGAATAACTATTTTACGAGAATAGGTATTTCAAGGTCATTTTTGCAACCAAACATTTGAATGTTCATTTCATGGAAATCTATAGAGAATACGATAGCTATTCTCATGAATCAAACACCCCATAAAAGCAATCTGGAACCATAATAAATAACGGATAGAAGAGGTCAAGTAATGCATACCCACTAAGTACAAGATGCATATGAATTTTGGCAAGGGCATATGCAGCAGAAGGGGTTACAGCATCAACTTCCTCATCATCAACCTGCAAAGGAATAATGAATCAACAGGTCTCACAGAACATAAAGAGTGATTGGTAATATGACAGTGGAGCATATGAGAGGAACATATTGAAGATATCTATTTACAGAATAATCATTTCAAAATGAGCAAGAAAGTGATGTGAAAGGACAAACTTTCAGAATCCAGAAAAGAGACAAAGCAATGTTCTTTTCTGTAAGCATAGAATTTTAGGCATGTGAAAGCCAAAAGTGTGATTAACTTTAGTTTATCAAACACCATAATCGAAGAATTCAAGGAAAGCAATTACTAACATCTGAACATAAACAGAGAGAGGATGACGTTCATCTTGAAGATTATTTGAATTTAGCCCTCATAATCCCCTGACCTATACACATGCTACTTGTTATCACCTTAAATGTGCATCCCTGCCTATTTGGATATTTACTAATAGGCATCTAACTATCAACTTATAGCTCCCTAATTATTTACATACAGGTTCCTAACACCCCTGCCCCTTCTAGGTGGTCCAAAATATTAAACCTCTAGCTTATTAGAAATATATTCTCTCTTAAAACCTTAGCAAATCTAATAACAGACAATTAGAAGTTAGAATTAACAAATGAAGTAATGATCTAATGATCTCCTTGTATTCTATTTTTCCCCTGGCAAAGTGGCAATCAGTCTTTATATGTTTTATGGTGGAGTCAAACTATGATAGATGAAATTGTAATGTTGCATTCAAATGTCACATGTGTATTTGTCACTCTTCATTCATTTCTAGCAATTCTCTTGATGGTTAGTTTGTCTTGAATCTGGTCAGAAAAGCAACACTGAAGAATTTGTGTCATCCTGTGCATCTAAAGTAACTTTGTTGGAAGTCTAACTTCTCAATTCTGGTAACTTAATCCAGATCCTTTCACAAGGAAACCAAGAGAAATCACCTTGGTAAAGAGATCCATTCTAGCTACTGGATATAcagttttttttattactttgatGGGCACTGAAGGTTCTCTTCTTCAGAATTTCAACTTCTTGCTGTTCCTACATCCAACTGAGATAGCTGAACGAAGTAGCTTCATTCAAGCGCTTATCCGCTATCTCAGTCTGCAACATCCTTTGTGCATATAGGTACTTCATTCAAGTGCTATATGACGCATACATCTGAGTCAAAACCTTGAATTCtaaatttagatgcttctaactACATGCCTGGTAAAAATTTCCTTCGCTTTGATACCATTCTAATATCAAGGGAAATTAGGAGGGTTTTTCCTAGGGGTGGCAATTTCTAacccgacacgaaaacacgacCCAAATCGAACAtgaaaaaatcaggttagggGCATGTCTTATTAGGTTCGGGTCGACTTGACATGATTAAtaaatgggtcgggttcgggtcaacttGAATGACTCGATTACAACCCGCGAactcatttataaatattttcggGTTGGGTTCAGGTTGGATTCTGTTGAGTTCGGGTTAAAATAAgcatatttttataaaatgagtCTTTTGGGGTAGGGTTTTGGGTTGAGTTGGGGTTAAGATGAACATATTTTTATAAATGGGTCatttcgggtcgggttcggattGGATTCAGGTTGTGGGTCATGTCATGTTAGGTTCGGATCAAATACAAATAAACGGGTCGGATTAGAGTCGAATAATTTGACCCAAAATATTAATCAGGTCGAGTTCGGGTTTTGATGTTCCAACCCGTCAACCCGTCAACCCGCCAACCCGAACACGACCCGAATTGCCATCCCTAGGTTTTTCCTCTAGGTAGTCCTTAGACCTATATGAATATTAACTTGGTATCATATTAGTTATAATACGTGTAATTGGTAAATCCTTCACTGTTTACATTTAGTTCCATAACAGGCAACATGTAATTATGACCTAACAGttcaaataaataactaaaaattgAAACACCAAGAACTGGACAGAGGTAAAGAAGGATGCCCccagaaaaaaaagaaaacaaaatcaaaaagtTGCTGCATTTAACTATAGAAAGTCAACTATTTGTAGCCCATGCCATCATTGGGAAAAGAAAGTTCTTCCAGCCTGATTCTggaagaaattgaaaaaaaaaaaaaggcatgtGCAAGCCAAAGAAgtatgatttgattttgtttgtAACAAATAATCAAAGAAAAGTGCAACAACTAACatttgaaaaaggaaaaaaacagagaatggaaaacatgtgaatatttggttcattttgatAGACAACTGACAGCAAATCAGTATGACTAGAAATATAAAGAGCTGGAAAGAGTAGAAGACTGATGTCCCCATGAAAGGGAGGAAGAAAAATCAAAAGGTCGCTGCATTAAACTATAGACAATCAACTATGAGAAGTCCATGGCATCATCTGAGAAAACAAGCTCTTCAAATCTAATTCGGAAAGAAGTAAAGCTCAGCACAAAATCAACAATCATGACACCCAAATAGTCAAAAATGCAACATGGGATCCTACGTTATTGTTTGGGAGATGATGGAAGCAAAACTAACTGCCAGATTAAACCCATAACTAAAAAACActttttagagaaaaaaattttacacgtgttaaatatatttttcttatccGAAGTCACATCGTAAGATACATTTCATGCATTATCATAGGAAAAAATACGACTTAAACAGGAAGGAAATCATACAGCTGACCACCCCTCAAAATTTGTGCTCTTCAGGATCTGTATAGGCCTGAAAAGGAGTAAATCTTATGCAATAActatatttcaaaattaacaaaaaaTATTATAGTTTATACTTACGGATCAAGGGGGCTGAGCAGGAAGCACTCATCCCCTGCAGAACTTTGGAAAATCCTCCTAATAACACATTCTAGTGGCAAATTGTTTGTAGCATCAATCTGCCAAATAAAAAAAACAGTACATTTTTCTTGATTATGCTTAGGATGGTTAATAATTTCTTTTGTACATCATgagatgcaaaaaaaaaaacacaaacaagaaTAGTTTGCACATGGATGCAGACAAATAAATTGAATAGCCGGAAAACTAGCTAAGTCTGTAAAGCTAGAAAACTAGCTAGGCTTACATCAGCAATACATTTACCTTATCTCCTAACACAAATTAATGAAGGTAAAGAGAAAATATATATGCATGTGGAAATTCCAGTGTAATTTTAGACAAATAATTCTCATGCAACAACTCTAGCAAATCCTATTGTTGCATCCAAAATCAAATCAATAAGAACAACATTAAACATCCACTAATAGGTATAAACTAATCATATACAGCAAACAAAAATCACTGCTACATTGAACCAATAGACACCATTTTCAAATCTGGGAGGGATCTATATATAAGATGGCTAATTGATTGAATGAGTTTAGGTTTCCCAGTTAAAATAACTTAACCTAGATGATGTAGGGAAGGTCCATGCTTCCTCTTATTTTCAACGAATTGTTTCTTTCCTATTTTCAGTGTGTTCtcattcattgagaaacaacaaAAAAGGTGCACACAAACAAGTACATTTTTATCAATTGGCACTGGTACATTGTCACTTCCAAACCTGATTCTCATTTTTCTCTGGTTTTCCTTGATTTCCATACAGCGTATGTTGTGTTTCTTTTCATGCAGTTGAATGTTTCACAACTTCAGGGATGTTCATGAAAACATATAATGTATCTTTGAGGTGCAGTCCCATTACGTTAATACTAATGTATCTTGATATCAATCCAAAAACGTTTCATGATGAGTATAATATCACAGGCTGTTTTGCATAAAGGAAGCAATCACAGAAACCAACCATCTCTGTAATATTGATCCGCATCAGCAATAGATCACAATTGCAAATACGTGAGTGTAACACAAAATTTCATCCACGCTACTCTTTCATCTCACTTATTTTTCAATACTTTTACTCGCTTAGCACCCCATCAACTTTCCACTCAAAAAAACAGAAATAGTGATATAATTAAAGCTTTAGGAATTTTCTATCCAAGAATAAACAATGGAACAAACAGAAACTAAGTACAAATCTGGCCACCAAAAGACAAATTAATTCATAAATCGTAAAAGCTGACAAAAGCAAGAGAGAGGATGCATAATGTACAATAGTTGTGATCCGCTTTGAGGAGGCAAGAAGAACTCTGCCATGCTCGTCAAGCACGAAGCCAGCAGGGGGCTTGGGCAACGGAGAAGGCCGACTCCACACGTTCTCAGGTTCGGGTACCACCTCCACCGAATCTCCGCTTTCATCCGGCGGCATCCTTCCCGGTGCCTTCCTCCGCCCAGTCTTCTTCTTGGCAGGCCGAGATTGCCGCTGCTGCTGCTGATTCGTGGCGCAGCAGGGTACGAAACATCTCGAACACCCAGACGTCGGGTTAGAATCACGGGTTGAAACCTGGCGGATCGCAAAGCATGGCGCCGTTGAAAGAGGTCTGGCAAGTGTGAGATAGCAAGAATAGGGCGAGGTGCCAGTCGAAACGCCAATCATCTTAGGGCCGATTCTGCAATCCAGGCAAGGAATTATCTGGAACGAAGCGCGAGAGCAGAAGAGGCGTCGCAGGAC encodes the following:
- the LOC122042837 gene encoding uncharacterized protein LOC122042837, coding for MIGVSTGTSPYSCYLTLARPLSTAPCFAIRQVSTRDSNPTSGCSRCFVPCCATNQQQQRQSRPAKKKTGRRKAPGRMPPDESGDSVEVVPEPENVWSRPSPLPKPPAGFVLDEHGRVLLASSKRITTIIDATNNLPLECVIRRIFQSSAGDECFLLSPLDPPIQILKSTNFEGWSAVDDEEVDAVTPSAAYALAKIHMHLVLSGFCYTARGGFCYSEEDILEFHTDDGEAADGMPAEGLKITCFTMDGTNYMIYTPSDPLLFVAVKDKNGVLRIADDDLLDDPAIISAMDEETEFNALVEEETALLESSMGEG